GGATTTCCTCGAGGTCTTCCCTAAATCCCATATCAAGCATCTGGTCAGCCTCGTCAAGAACAACAAAGTTAACCTCAGACATTGACAGTGTCTTTCTTCCGAGATGGTCAATAACCCTTCCCGGAGTACCGATGATGACCTGAACCCCACGCCTCATAGCGGATATCTGCCTCTCAATCGGCTGACCTCCGTATATTGGAAGGATTCTGATGTCAGCCATATATTTAATCAGGCGGTTGAATTCTTCTGCGATCTGGATTGTAAGCTCTCTTGTAGGTGCAAGAACAATTGCCTGAACAGCTAATTTATCAGTATTTATCTTCTCAAGAAGAGGGATTGCAAACGCTGCTGTTTTCCCTGTACCTGTCTGTGCCTGGGCGGTTATGTCCTTTCCGGACATGATCAGCGGTATTGATATATTCTGTATGGGTGTCGGTTCTTCAAAACCCATATCTTCTATAGCTTTAAGTATTTCGTTTGAAATATCTAGTTCGTTAAATTTCAAAAAAGAAGACATTTGATTATTATATGATCTATGGCTTTATTATCTTTTAGTGTGTGACACAATTATTAAGTACAAAATGCCGGAGCACACCCACTCCCGGATATATAACGAAAAATGCATACTCCGACATCTGAAAGAGCACAAAAATCAGAAATATGACCATAAAATAAAAATCAAACGGAAATATGACGAAATATAACAATATCCAGAATAGAGAATAGTCCGCAGGGATTACATCAGATATAAGCAGACAAAGTAAAGAAAATACATACACGCATAAAAGGGTGTCAAAAACAGATAAAATGCAGACGTGATGCGCCACACATATTAATTGTCCGGAGAAGAATATCCACAGGAGACACAAAAATCATAATCTCCAATATATCCGGCCATTAAGGCAATACCGGATAATCTGTGTTAACGTGACCCGGAAATACAGAATCTCCTGACAGATAAAATAGGGTAAGAGCCAGAAAATTAAATTATAACATTCCCTTCTTACCTGTCAGAGGAACAAAACGGACCCCTCCATATGATGAAATAAAAGGCTCCCCGTTTATCATTCTGACTTTCATCAGTGTCTGGGAGTAATAGTCACCCACAGGGACAACCATCCTCCCTCCTTCTTTAAGATTTACAAACAGATAGTCAGGCATCTGAGGAGATGCGGCAGTGACAACTATGCAGTCAAACATGCCATACTCCCGTGCAGCCTCAGCTCCGTCTGCACATATAACCTTAACATTATATATTCCGGCCTTCCGGAGGTTATCTGTGGCTGCTTTCGCAAGTTCAGGAATAATCTCAACCGAAATAACCTCATGAACAATCTCTGCAAGTACCGCAGACTGATATCCTGAACCTGCGCCAAGTTCCAAAACCCGGTCAGATTTACAGGGTTCAAGAAGTTCAGTCATTACACCTACGATATATGGCTGCGAGATCGTCTGTCCGTACC
The sequence above is a segment of the Methanoplanus limicola DSM 2279 genome. Coding sequences within it:
- a CDS encoding protein-L-isoaspartate(D-aspartate) O-methyltransferase, whose protein sequence is MDEDYYRRLRMDMVDYQIRQRGVEDENVLKAMEKVPRHIFIPEDLRRHAYSDQPLPIGYGQTISQPYIVGVMTELLEPCKSDRVLELGAGSGYQSAVLAEIVHEVISVEIIPELAKAATDNLRKAGIYNVKVICADGAEAAREYGMFDCIVVTAASPQMPDYLFVNLKEGGRMVVPVGDYYSQTLMKVRMINGEPFISSYGGVRFVPLTGKKGML